CCAACCCCTTTGAGTTTTgaggtaaattaatttttaaaatttgaattatcaattcataatctaatataaaattttgcaagtgatatagaattatatgataattgatgtatagaattgttgttgatgaattgaattcttgactaatttaattatttcatttcatttcaaacccaatttttaggttcaatttttataatatgTTAAACTTTGTGTTAatgtttttataatatataatatgtgtTGGAATGATAATTTTGATAGGATATTTTTGTTATATTATGTGTAGGTAATTTTTGCAAACAAATTATCGAAGCCATGTCTTTTAGGAAATAACTCTCTggtaatatgaaaaggaaaaaaaaaggcaaaggatAACGAAATTGCCGAAAGTTTAAGAGGATCTCTTAATAAATTTTTCTCTACAAATAATGAGTCAGTtaaaaatttgagagaaaatgatGTTGGTGAAGAGTCACAAAATGTTGTTGGGGAGTCTCATGATCATGAAAATGGTAGTGATTTAGAAGAAAATgttggtgatgagtctcaagaccATGAAAATGGTGGTGATGTGGATTTAAATGTTGATGATGATTATATTGGTTGtatatgattgtattttttattgTCAGGATTTAGGTACTATGTCCCCCCGTTGTATATTTTCTCAAGTAATATAATTTGGACGTGAGGGTCTAGCCCCCTAGCTTTGACTGGGTTCTAGCCctcgttaaattttttttttaacatatgtTTCCGTATTAAAAAAGGGCACATTTTGAGCTTTTGCACTGGGCACCAAAAACTCAGGACCGGCCTTGTTGATTAAATATTTCATTCATAATGTTCAGAAACTCACTGGGTGCATTCTTAAGACCAAATGATGttacattccattcataatgaCAAAAAAGAgtgacaaatgttgttttgtattTATCATCCTCATGAATTTGAATCTGTCAAAATCTAGACTTCATGTCGAATTTTGAGAAGATTACTTCTTGACTGAGTCTCTTAATTAAATCTCTTCTGTTAGGAATTGGATATCATATCTATTCCAAGACTTCATTAAGAGTTTTATAAttaagggatactttggatgttGTCCCTAATttttaacattctttgactaaaaccttaatggtattcaaagtttgatcaaaatcccttgtacacctcattatattacaattaatatttatatttttatagttttgacattaattgtttgatattttatgagatttataatcctataaatttaaaatccctcattataatactattcgaaacggttacaataaaaaaattcaaacattttgattgaataaatggataaaaactatgtaaaaataaaaaataataaatggcaaaagaatgtatccatagtgttaaaaaaaattggaacaTTTTACAAAACAATTGGTACATTtgacatataacaaagtggtacattaataaagaagaatgggtacattataaataaattagggtacagataaaagattaaaaaattatgagtacaaatgaatttttaaaaaaatataggcgctaaaagaaattaatacatgggtaaaaaataaaactaaaaataaaatactacaaatttaaaaaaaaaatattgcaaattaaaagtgggtacaaactaaaaatataaatatatgatacaaagtttaggcataaaacataaatataccatatgtaatttgtctatcattgattaaatatacaatgccacatgacggtatacacatgggtacaaacacaaataaaacttgaaaaaatatgggcacaaaaagaaactaatttatgggtacaaataaaaaatgaaaaaaaaaaaggtacacactaaaaataaaaatatatgatacaaaatttagccataaatataaatatactaattgtaacatttttaacactaaaggaatatatttaataataaaaatattttattattcaaataattaatgatgttattaataccgaaggaccttgatcaaaaattgaaaatgaataggattttaattaatgaagtagcaaaaagaaggatgtgaacctaatttctcctataATTAATGACTAACCTAGGTGTTCCCCTTTCTAATTCAACGCTTTTCTGGACATAGAAAGCAGGGCAAGACCAAGGTGATTTACTCTTTCTGATGATTCTTTTATTGAGAAGTTCTTAAATTTCTATTTTGCAGAATTCCATAACTTCTTGACTCATTTGAATTGGCCTAGCTTTTGTTGGTATTTTCTTCTCATCAAACTCCTTATTGTAGGGAAGTTTAACAATGTGCTGTTTTCTGTGCTAAAAAATGTTGGAAATGTCAGAACAAATTTTATTAACTAGTTTCTGGAGGATCCAAAAACACCCGGGTCCATAAATAGATCGGCCCTTGTCACCGTAGCCACAACTTCCCCTGTTCTCTCTCCCCACCAATTCATTATTTTAGTAATATTTAATTTGGGTCGTCACCAACTGACGAAACTGGCGAAGGGTCGTGCTAGTGAAGTCGCGAGGCAGTCCACAAAGGGCGGAGAAATGGATCTGGTTGAGGGAGCACTGAGGGTGGAAGGAATTATGGTAAACAAATTTAGCTTTATTTTGGAAAGAAATATTTGATTCCAAACAGAGCCGTCTTCCCAGAGTCTAAAATTCAATTCCGAATGGTTTAGGAATTCGATTACTAATATTAGTAACCGCTGGAATGCTTTGAGAGGCGTGCAATTCCGTTTCTTTCCTCTTAATCCCGTTTGGAAAACACGccattaaaacagaacatgttCTCCTACGTGCTTTCTATACATCCAAAGGGCAGACCAGCTAATTTCAATTACGAAACCCCTTCCCTTCCTACATAATAAGGTCACAAACGAAAGTTGGTGAACATAAAACTACATCCAATCAAAAGCAACACGAATGAACATTCATTCAGCCTTCACAAAGTGGCGCGAAAGCAGCTTCCCAATTTCCAGAAAGCCCACTTTTTCCCTCCCTTCAAAAATCCCCTTTAGCTTGTCATCACAGTAAATCTCCCTCTTGTTGGCAGGATTCTGCAGGCACAAAAGCAGACGTATTTGAGTACTATTTTACTCAACTCAACTTCACATCTCAATTGCATGTATTTTACTCTTTCGTGGTTAATAACGCACAGCACGTACAAAATTCAATTGAAAACAAGCATTCCATAAACACGTTAGGATCCACACCCCCGCTGCACTTTCCTAAACTACCGTAGAATTAAGTAGCAGTCACAAATTTGGTGTATACAAAGCATACGGTTTCAATATGTGACAATTTCCCAGACCAACTAGTTTGATACACAAACCCAACCCACAGACATGTAAGGGCACAACCCATTTGAATTTCATGGACAGAAATTCCAAGTATTAAGGCCACAAGGCCACACAGTCTCGTGCCATCTGCATCTAGGTGCTCACGTcaaaagaaacaagcaacaATGTAAGTCCAAAACATAACGCTTAAAAAGTCTTCCAACCCTTTCAGTAATTGCCAAGGCTTACATTGTTGCATGTTTCTTCGTATTGGCTATGCTAATTGACATGTAGCATTGTCTCAATACACAGACTAGAGATTGGGTCTTCAATCATCAAGTTTTACTTGTATAAAAACACATTTCAAGACCAATGGAAGCAAGTATGGCATTACTTATGACTGCAAACACTTCTTTAGACAAGACACAGAAGATCTTGGGGGCCAGAAGTTCATATAGCATAACTTTCTTCATCTGCCCAAAGAAATACTTATGTCGATAAAAGAAGACCTTGCATAACACCTCTTAGCTGTAATAGCTACTCACTGGCCATCCTAGttaaaaactataaatcacGATCCATAATCACATTAGAAAGTTATATTATAGCATCCCTGCAACTTTTTGGGAAACTACGGAATTACAAACAGCAGAGATATCTCAAAGTATTAAAGTTTCCCAAATTGCAAACAGCAGAGACATCTCAAAGTATTAAAGTAAGCATGAATCTATATCTCAACACTGAAGCCAAATGCATTCTGAATAAGATTGTGATGCCAGGCTGATGAAAAATGCTAAACATGAAATGGAATCCAAGCAACAAATGAGAACCAAGAATTATCCAAATTGCAcataaaaaaaaccaatatTATGTCAACATATGCTTAAAATCGTGTAAATTTGACGCCTGAACATGATGACCATACACATAAGATGCATGCATCAGATGCCAAGGAAGGTGAGACAACACAAGTAGGACAGTTAATACAAAAATCACAAACTGGAGATATTTAGTACTTCATCTTGGAACATTGGATACCCAATTCACACCAACCAAATTCAAATGCAACCACTAGATACTACCACATGGCCATCAAATAGAAGTAATAACAGAAATGCAGAGCAGCATCTCTTGGGGTTTAATTGGCTTCGGAGAAAAAAAACTCATATTCGAATCTTCAAAACCTGACTAACGACGCGTTGTTTAAACTCGGCATTCGGCCAAGTAAAATCTTAGGATACAACAAATATATTTCGTTCTTAGAAAAAAACAACAGACCTAGAGAATGATCATCCAAAAGTGCCTAGATATCTCATTTTCTGCACCCCACAACAGCTAGTTcctattttactattttttatttttatttttttggggggATTTAGggcttagggtttagggttttagagcTTTGAGACCTTTTTTTTCCAGCTAAAatcttctaatttacaaagtaAATTTAAGCAAAACTCacctaaataaaacaaaaaacaaagcatTTTATTAGAACCCATCAAAAGAAACCCcaccccccccaaaaaaaaaggatCAAACAGTTAGAAgatatttataaatatatagaCAAAATACAGTGTGGCGCCGAGAGAGACGAGGACCTGCAGATTGTGGAGCTTGATGTGGGCCCAGATCTGCTTGACAGCTTCGGCGCGGGAGGACTCCTTGACGCCGAGGAAGCTACCCAGAGCTGGAGAGATCGGAGTCGGCTTCATAATCCCGAGGGTGGCTTTGGGCTTGGTCGAATCACCTGCTTCCTTGGGCTTAGCCTTCGCCTTTGGCTTCGGAACAGCACTGGTGGCGGCCTTCGAGGAAAAGAGAGCAGCTCCGCCGGTGGAACTGGAGGATCTGGTCGCCGCCATGATAGCCCTGGAAACCCTAATCAAACTGGAAGACGccattgctctctctctctctctcacgagTGACAGCGACACCCTTTGATCTCTGTGCCCTAATTACTCAGAGACCCACTTTTTGCCTATTTTCAAACGcttcttctctccctctcttcctccatACTATAAAAGCCCTCTGTTTTATTTCAGagtttaagggaagggatccttttttttaacaagtatggggatttttttttaataaataatattatttacgtTAAGAAAAAATATAGGTTTAGCTTTATAATGAGCTAATAATAATATCATTCCAATTTGTTTATGATAAAAATTAAACTTAAGATCTTTTACTTACAAATGCAGAGGAATATCGTTAAACTGTATTATTAGGTGGCAACAAATATGGGGATAGGTTGTGGGCTCTACACACATTAAACTTCTTTAtttcataaattatttttgcaaaatattagtcaaattaaaaatatggcttattatattaacactccataaattgttgaataaacctcacatacttaatacatcccacattttctttttcacttaaaaattattttaatacatCCCACATACTTTCTCATAATAcccctcacaccccacattctcaatatacatcttatattttgtacatacacccacatttctcaaatcttatcacacttatttttaattttcagggaCTGAATCTAACTATTTGAACATTTAGTTTGCCAAAAGATTTCAGGTCATTTGAATGTTTAGTTTgccaaatgatttgaaatcatctTAGTATAGTTTGCATTGACAGTTGTCTACCATCGTTAAGTAGGATAACATCAGTAATGGCTTCATTGCTGGATTTTTAAGAAAAGGATCATCTTTAATTACCATACGTGTCGTACAACGAGCTCTCTGTGGGAAGAATTATGTAGCCAATGCAGTTTAAATCAAGCTTTCTTGCAGGTTCCCCATATTATGCCCCACTAGTTCCAAGAGGAATCACTTGGATCAACACAGAGTCAGGTCTCATGAACAAAAATTGTGTCATGGTAGCACCATGAACCCCTATCACGACATCCACTCAAATTAAGAACCCAATAAATCTTTGCCAACTCGGTGCTCGAATCAGGTCTAAGAACTTCAACTTCAAACCCAATTTTCTCAGACATTTCCACCAACAAGTCCTCATTGGTTTTGCTCTTGATCTATTTCTAGATACGATCACCAGTTTAGGCCTctccattcgtcaaaaacaatttttctcaatcaacatgtttgtagtttcattggttagggttttgttcaacaatggagggtgagagggttttgacagttgagaagataaataatacgctaaaagtgatttagggtgtatttagaaattttttattttttttaaacttaataaggtcaaaattgtcattgcatagtggggtaaataagtcatttaatattaaattttaatgtggggtgcattcaacattttgtggggtgttaatataaaaagccaAAAATATTTGAGGCATCTGATTGAGTTTAAAGAAATTAACAAGTACTATATTCTAAGAAACATTGAGCGATTTGGATAATTAAAGTTTGATATAGAGTGAGTCGCaaccaatttatattttttgaaaaaaaaattaatgtcgTGCTAGTTGGTATCCATGTTTAAAATTTATTCGATAAGgtcaatatttttataaaaatatccaaaaaatcaaagaaaaatatgaaaatgggGAGTGAAGTCTAAACTTCACCTTATATTGGAGAAACTAAGTTTAGTCTAAAATTGATAGATATCGTTGATATTTCTGGCACATCTGTTAAATATcagataaattattatatttcgtTCAAACCAATATTTGATAAttcctaaacttttattttaaatttccatcatttttatAGAAAGCAACTGGTCaatatttgatatatttatcaacattttcacaaatttatatatcgatattttagacacTAATTGGAATATAGCGTAGGCTCAAACACTTTGGCTTTCTTATAaagttgtactttttatttttttggtgaaacACATTTTTTTGTCTCTGTGCTTCGACTAAAAAACACATTTGGTTGCCGTGGTTTAGTTTTCCGACTTTGGTCTTTATGGACCTGACTGGTTGCTTCTTTTAAGCTCTCATATAATAAGAAATAGACCAAAAAATAGTTGGAAGAGATTAGCGATGCTTTTCATAAACATTAAACGACGTGTGAGAACATTATAACTCTGTGGATGTAGCCATTGTATGTTGAGACACAAGCGTCAATAACCATAAGTATCTAAACAAGGCgtaaattttcttaacaaaaaaaatatctaacGTTTGCCTCAATCAATTCtaggttttttctttcttttatcatgGTATAttataaccaaattttatacCTATTGAGTTTGGAGCATTAGAGGGAGTTAAGTAGCATAATTGTCGTTTAATACTACAATATGGTAATATTcttcatcacttgcaagtgaaatgttttaggtttgattctcgtcaaagatgaatttgaaccacattattactagcttatTGTGAGACTTAGCCCACTTCCTCacctcttagtgtaaataatattgtttgttaaaaaaaaagaaaaaaaaagcataacTAACTGTCTGCTAGTTTGGAGCATTAGAGGGAGTTAGGTAAACATTCTGCACACCTTTAGTATGTCATATAGCAATATCAATATGGTCtttattttcaataaattagTAATAAATAACTCTTAAAGTGACAAAACCTTAAATCAATGGTCTCTGTCAAATAATGGCAAAGGCAACCTTCAATATTTTGAAGATTACTTAACTGACCCAACAACGCTAGACCAATGTCACGTGAATTAACAATCgtcatataaaaatatatgagtttttttttttttttttttaaagtaagtGTCTTTTTAGGTATGAAGATCGGAAAATGGTTTGATCGGGATCAACATGGAGCCCATGTTAAGCAAAAGCATAGGCCTACTTAGATAGAAaaatacttgttttgttttttccaagagaaatgctaagagaACTCTCTCAAAGTGAGACTTTTCATAAAGTTTGCGTCATTTCataatttaacgttaattttcgtgttaatattttaaaacattatgCAAAAAACATGAGATAATAGAAAGTTTACAGAGAGCCACACTTTTAAGAGAGTCTCCTTAATGTTTATCTTTTCTCAATGTTTAACACATAGTGTCCCAAAAATTCTTCCATTATAAATTCTAGGTGTGGTGGTTTGTGACCTTGTGGAGTCGACTTCTTCTCTCATGTTGGGGAGATGAAGTCAAGCACAAGCCTTTCTCTTTTCATCTATTtgaagttggaaaaaaaaaaaaaacaaaacttaagaGGTTACTATAAAGTAGAACAGATAAATAATGACAAAAAATCCAAACCTAAGAATCCttgtttttttcctttgatcAAAATAAGCATAAATGAAAGCTTGAAAGAATAAAAATATTTCTATTGGGATTTCTTGGGGATTATGATTGCTGCTGAGCTAACTATAATGCAAAGTCGTATCTTTTTTGTTCATAAGATCCAAAAGATTGGGGACGGACTGTAAATTCATTGCCAGTATGTCTACGCTGGTTCAAAAATAAACTCGGACCAATAATTTGCCTATCCGCCATGAAATGATGTAATATAACCTATTTGTTCATAGTGAAACTTTCATCAAACAACCAGTCTTCGCGAGCAATTTATTTTCTCAAAGCTAGTCCAACCCAATTTTCTCAAAAACTTTAATACAATTCAAACTTAGCTCTTGAAAGTTGTACTAAACATGCCATAGTCAAACTTTGGCTTTATGGGTAACGGTATACTTGTCAACTACTAGAATTACACACGCCACTACTAAACCGATAATCTAAAATACTGAATGAGAAACGCTTAATATTACAACTTTTTTCTCAACTCTTATGGCACATGATGTGCACGCATCATTGCATCAGAGTACCAACTATAGTACGAAATCCAATGTGACAATGTAATTTATTCTAGAAAAGAAATTGAGAAGCAAAGATTATCTCTTTTGagttaagcaacaacaaaatttaaacaagttaaaaaataatattaagtcACCAAATTTATCCGAGATATGTTTATCGAATCATGTGTCAGTCAATAATTTCCATATTGattactaattaaattgaaaaacaattcaAATTTGAATATAAAACATCGACACGTTATAGAACAATAGAATTTTTAACTAACAGATTTGGAATTAAATGGTAGAAATTGAAATtgataagaaaataaaaggcgGGATGGAGGgggaaaaatgaaagaaaaggaaaacgaaggggagagagaaacagagaaagacgagaggagagagaaaaaaaagggtAGGAAAAACGCTTGAAAAGGAAGTGGCAGTCAGGTTTACATATTTGGGGGGAATAGGGGCTCAACactctagagagagaaacaagagagagagagaaaatcctttgaaattcCATCACTGTATAGTAGCTAGCACAAATGAGAACCAAGGTAGGAAGAAGGGAGATTTGGGACAACAATTGGAAGGAGGCAATGCCTGCTGCCGGTGCGCTTCTTGTTCGAGACGCCGGCAAcaaccccgacggcccttttgcTCTTCTTCACCAACAGCAAGCTTCTGCCGCCGCTCATGAGCAAGAGCATCTGGAGGAACCTCAGGCTACTGAAGAAGCTGACGATGGCGACGGAGACGGCGAAGCTGAAGAGGACGGTGATGATGAGGGTGGTGGCGACGGCGACGGTGCGGCTGGTGGTGATGACGAAAATAGAGAGCGTAACAAGCTTGATGACGGCTTCTACGAAATCGAAGCGATTCGCCGGAAAAGGGTTCGGAAGGTACTCCTCTCTGCtcccaaatttttttgtttttacaatttttttgtaCTAATTTGTTACCAATTGAACTTTGCCAGTGAGAAATGATTTGGGTAATTTTCATTCGGCTGTTTAATTTGAGTTGTGGTAAGAAATGATGGGTGTTTATGTTTGCTTACTTATTTAATCTGATTACTGAGTGCTTTGTGTTTTCATTTGTGTATGTTGCAAAACCATGATATAGGGTCAGCTCCAGTACCTCATCAAATGGTGCGTAAACCTCCTTCGTATCctcttttttgttgttgtttaacTTAATTTACGCACACACTGCTCCGTTTGGGTGAATCAAATCAAAGTTATGTTGATGTC
This region of Malus domestica chromosome 07, GDT2T_hap1 genomic DNA includes:
- the LOC103425812 gene encoding upstream activation factor subunit spp27; protein product: MASSSLIRVSRAIMAATRSSSSTGGAALFSSKAATSAVPKPKAKAKPKEAGDSTKPKATLGIMKPTPISPALGSFLGVKESSRAEAVKQIWAHIKLHNLQNPANKREIYCDDKLKGIFEGREKVGFLEIGKLLSRHFVKAE